The Equus quagga isolate Etosha38 chromosome 12, UCLA_HA_Equagga_1.0, whole genome shotgun sequence genome includes a region encoding these proteins:
- the ZHX3 gene encoding zinc fingers and homeoboxes protein 3: MASKRKSTTPCMIPVKTVVLQDASAEAQPSEALHEGPQQDLPSEAPATSSEAAQNSSSTDGTALANGHRSTLDGYSYSCKYCDFRSQDITQFMGHMNSEHTDFNKDPTFICTECSFLAKTPEGLSLHNAKCHSGEASFGWNVAKLDNHVVVEQSVPESTSTPDLLAEPNAEGTDGQAEIIITKTPIMKIMKGKPEAKKIHTLKENVPSQPVGEALSNPLAGETEVKEGDHSFVNGAVPVSQASTNSAKTPHVANGPLIGTVPVLPAGIAQFLSLQQQPPVHAQHHAHQPLPTSKSLPKVMIPLSSIPTYNAAMDSNSFLKNSFHKFPYPTKAELCYLTVVTKYPEEQLKIWFTAQRLKQGISWSPEEIEDARKKMFNTVIQSVPQPTITVLNTPLVANAGNVQHLIQAALPGHVVGQPEGTAGGLLVTQPLMANGLQAPSSSLPVAVTSIPKQPTVAPINTVCSNTTSAVKVVNAAQSLLTACPSITSQAFLDASIYKNKKSHEQLSALKGSFCRNQFPGQSEVEHLTKVTGLSTREVRKWFSDRRYHCRNLKGSRAMMAGDHGSILIDSVPEVPFSPSSKAPEVTCIPTAATLATYPSAKRQSWHQTPDFTPTKYKERAPEQLRALESSFAQNPLPLDEELDRLRTETKMTRREIDSWFSERRKKVNAEETKKTDESASQGEEEAAEGEGGEEDLASDLRVLGENGSPETPGNHTLAERKVSPIKINLKNLRVTEANGKSELPGLGTCEPEDDGLSKLAEQPPGRVSYKKTAQQRHLLRQLFVQTQWPSNQDYDSIMAQTGLPRPEVVRWFGDSRYALKNGQLKWYEDYKRGNFPPGLLVIAPGNRELLQDYYMTHKMLYEEDLQSLCDKTQMSPQQVKQWFAEKMGEETRAMADTGSEDQGPGDPAAVHKGMGETYSEVSENSESWEPSAHEASSEPFDTPSPQAGLQLETD, from the exons ATGGCCAGCAAGAGGAAATCCACCACCCCATGCATGATCCCCGTGAAGACTGTGGTGCTGCAGGATGCCAGTGCAGAGGCCCAGCCCTCTGAGGCTTTGCACGAAGGACCCCAGCAGGATCTGCCCTCAGAAGCACCTGCCACCAGCAGCGAGGCAGCCCAGAACTCCAGCAGTACTGACGGCACTGCACTGGCCAATGGGCATCGGAGCACTTTGGATGGTTATTCATATTCCTGTAAATACTGTGATTTCAGATCCCAGGACATAACCCAATTTATGGGACACATGAACTCAGAGCACACAGACTTTAATAAAGACCCAACCTTTATATGCACTGAGTGCAGTTTTCTGGCAAAAACTCCTGAGGGGCTTTCTCTGCACAATGCCAAGTGTCACTCAGGGGAAGCCAGCTTTGGGTGGAATGTGGCCAAGCTAGACAATCATGTAGTTGTAGAGCAGAGTGTCCCTGAGAGCACCAGCACTCCTGACCTATTGGCTGAGCCCAATGCAGAAGGGACTGATGGACAGGCCGAAATCATCATTACCAAAACTCCAATCATGAAGATAATGAAAGGTAAACCTGAAGCCAAAAAAATCCATACTCTCAAGGAGAATGTCCCTAGCCAGCCAGTTGGTGAGGCCTTATCGAACCCGTTGGCTGGGGAAACGGAGGTGAAAGAGGGAGACCACTCCTTTGTCAATGGGGCGGTCCCAGTCAGCCAGGCATCTACCAACTCTGCAAAAACCCCCCATGTGGCCAATGGGCCCCTGATAGGAACAGTGCCAGTTTTGCCAGCTGGTATAGCACAGttcctctccctccagcagcAGCCCCCGGTGCATGCCCAGCACCATGCCCACCAGCCACTGCCCACATCCAAGTCCCTTCCCAAAGTGATGATCCCCCTGAGCAGCATTCCAACGTACAATGCAGCCATGGACTCCAACAGCTTTCTGAAGAACTCTTTCCACAAGTTCCCCTACCCAACCAAAGCTGAGCTCTGCTATTTGACCGTAGTCACTAAGTATCCAGAAGAACAGCTCAAGATCTGGTTCACAGCCCAAAGGCTGAAACAAGGTATCAGCTGGTCCCCTGAGGAGATCGAGGACGCCaggaaaaagatgttcaatacaGTCATTCAGTCCGTACCTCAGCCCACAATCACCGTTCTGAATACTCCCCTGGTTGCCAATGCTGGCAACGTCCAACATCTCATCCAGGCTGCTCTACCAGGCCATGTTGTGGGACAGCCAGAGGGCACAGCAGGGGGTCTTCTGGTCACTCAGCCACTGATGGCCAATGGGTTGCAGGCACCAAGCTCGTCTCTCCCAGTAGCAGTTACGTCCATCCCCAAGCAGCCAACTGTTGCGCCCATTAACACTGTGTGTTCAAATACAACGTCTGCTGTGAAGGTGGTCAATGCAGCCCAATCACTCCTCACAGCATGCCCCAGCATAACTTCCCAAGCCTTCCTTGATGCtagcatttacaaaaataagaaatctcaTGAACAGCTGTCAGCTCTGAAAGGTAGCTTCTGCCGGAACCAGTTCCCAGGACagagtgaagttgaacatctgACCAAAGTGACTGGCCTCAGTACCAGAGAGGTGCGGAAATGGTTCAGTGATCGGAGATACCACTGCCGGAACCTGAAGGGCTCCAGAGCCATGATGGCTGGAGATCATGGCTCCATCCTCATCGACTCTGTGCCAGAGGTGCCCTTCTCCCCATCGTCCAAGGCCCCTGAGGTGACTTGCATCCCAACAGCGGCCACCCTGGCCACCTACCCTTCTGCCAAACGACAGTCCTGGCACCAGACCCCTGACTTCACACCAACCAAATACAAGGAGCGAGCCCCTGAGCAGCTCAGAGCCCTGGAGAGCAGTTTTGCACAAAACCCACTTCCTCTTGATGAGGAGCTGGACCGCCTGAGGACTGAAACCAAAATGACTCGAAGAGAGATTGATAGCTGGTTTTCAGAGAGACGGAAAAAAGTGAATGCTGAGGAGACCAAGAAGACCGATGAGAGTGCCtctcagggagaggaggaggctgctgagggggagggtggagaagagGACCTGGCCAGTGACCTGAGGGTCCTTGGTGAAAATGGCTCCCCAGAAACACCCGGCAACCACACCTTGGCAGAACGTAAAGTCAGCCCCATCAAAATCAACCTCAAGAACCTGCGGGTCACTGAAGCCAATGGCAAAAGCGAGCTTCCAGGGCTGGGCACCTGTGAGCCTGAAGATGACGGGTTGAGCAAGCTGGCAGAGCAGCCGCCAGGCAGAGTGAGCTACAAAAAGACAGCCCAGCAGCGGCATTTGCTGCGGCAACTCTTTGTGCAGACACAGTGGCCAAGCAACCAGGACTATGACTCCATCATGGCCCAGACAGGTCTGCCGCGGCCAGAGGTGGTGCGCTGGTTTGGGGACAGCAGGTATGCCCTGAAGAATGGCCAGCTCAAGTGGTACGAAGACTACAAGCGAGGCAATTTCCCACCAGGGCTGCTGGTCATCGCCCCTGGCAACCGGGAGCTGCTGCAAGACTATTACATGACCCACAAGATGCTATACGAGGAGGACCTGCAGAGCCTCTGCGACAAGACCCAGATGAGCCCACAGCAGGTTAAGCAGTGGTTTGCTGAGAAAATGGGTGAAGAGACCCGGGCCATGGCTGACACAGGCAGTGAGGACCAGGGACCTGGCGACCCTGCAGCAGTTCACAAAGGGATGGGTGAAACCTATTCAGAGGTGTCCGAGAACAGTGAGTCATGGGAACCCAGTGCCCATGAGGCCAGCTCAGAGCCCTTTGACACACCAAGTCCCCAGGCTGGACTTCAGCTGG AAACAGACTGA